In one Pseudomonas sp. Bout1 genomic region, the following are encoded:
- a CDS encoding LysR family transcriptional regulator — translation MDIELARTFLEITRCGSLAAAAEKLHVTQTAITARVKNLESQLNSTLFVRNRAGARLTPDGEAFVVYANQLVQTWEAARRDLPLPDGYRNVLHIGGEVSLCNPLMLGWAQALREHIPGHALRTEIREGEYLLRQLELGVLDAALVFQPQYWPGLQVEQVLEEKLILVQLAARPEPYVYIDWGQGFRQQHDAALPDKARAALSFNLGPLALQYILEHGGAGYFRTRVVQSYLDSGVMQRVPKAPEFSFPTYLVYSRERDSAVLQQALGLLRAVVEAEKDWSQRWDPVI, via the coding sequence ATGGACATCGAACTGGCACGCACCTTCCTCGAAATCACCCGTTGCGGCAGCCTCGCCGCCGCGGCCGAGAAGCTGCACGTCACCCAGACGGCAATCACCGCCCGGGTGAAAAACCTCGAAAGCCAGCTCAACAGCACGCTGTTCGTGCGCAACCGTGCCGGTGCCCGCCTCACTCCGGACGGCGAGGCTTTCGTGGTCTACGCCAACCAGCTTGTCCAGACCTGGGAAGCCGCACGCCGCGACCTGCCGTTGCCCGACGGCTACCGTAATGTGCTGCACATCGGTGGCGAAGTCAGCCTGTGCAACCCACTGATGCTCGGCTGGGCCCAGGCCCTGCGTGAACACATTCCCGGCCATGCGTTGCGCACAGAAATCCGCGAAGGCGAGTACCTGTTGCGCCAACTGGAGCTGGGCGTGCTCGACGCCGCGCTGGTGTTCCAACCGCAATACTGGCCGGGGTTGCAGGTGGAGCAGGTGCTGGAAGAAAAACTGATTTTGGTGCAACTGGCGGCCCGCCCCGAACCCTACGTGTATATCGACTGGGGCCAGGGCTTTCGCCAGCAGCACGACGCCGCCCTGCCGGACAAGGCCCGCGCCGCGCTGAGTTTCAATCTGGGACCGCTGGCCTTGCAGTACATCCTGGAGCACGGCGGCGCCGGGTATTTCCGCACGCGGGTGGTACAGAGCTACCTGGACAGCGGCGTGATGCAGCGGGTGCCCAAGGCGCCGGAATTCAGCTTTCCGACGTACCTGGTGTATTCCCGCGAGCGCGACTCGGCGGTTTTGCAGCAGGCGCTGGGGTTGCTGCGGGCCGTGGTGGAGGCGGAGAAGGATTGGTCGCAGCGCTGGGATCCGGTGATTTGA
- a CDS encoding LysR family transcriptional regulator: MQLRALRYFHEVARCASLRKAAERLYVTPTAVSRQIEHLEHYFGAALIERGPRGIRLTAEGECLAEQVTSTLRGLDQVREVIASRQSQVAGNISIHVSESIVSTVLAPVLATFYRAHPKVTFNIVIASASATLDALCSGEADLGLAFYLQERADVEVTAHCQLWHRVLVSAEHPFALRESIELSELEGQPLAIPDSAYGVRQALEVAAKKRGVTLEPIFTTSSLEVQKSLARQRAAVLILPQVEADVRDLGDGLVAVPIADDDLGRIRIDLCVYRNRPRSVAVLKCQEMLAGAMQRCSLN, encoded by the coding sequence ATGCAACTACGCGCGTTGCGCTATTTCCACGAAGTCGCCCGCTGCGCCTCCCTGCGTAAGGCCGCCGAGCGTCTCTACGTCACCCCCACCGCCGTCAGCCGCCAGATCGAACACCTGGAACACTACTTCGGCGCCGCCCTGATTGAACGCGGCCCCCGCGGCATCCGCCTCACCGCAGAAGGCGAATGCCTCGCCGAACAAGTCACCTCAACCCTGCGCGGCCTCGACCAGGTACGCGAAGTCATCGCCAGCCGCCAAAGCCAGGTGGCCGGTAACATCAGCATCCATGTGTCAGAAAGTATCGTTTCCACCGTGCTCGCCCCAGTACTGGCAACCTTTTATCGCGCCCACCCCAAGGTCACCTTCAACATCGTGATCGCCAGCGCATCGGCCACCCTCGACGCCCTGTGCAGCGGCGAGGCAGACCTGGGCCTGGCGTTCTACCTGCAAGAGCGCGCCGACGTCGAAGTCACCGCCCACTGCCAGTTATGGCACCGGGTGCTGGTCAGCGCCGAACACCCCTTCGCCCTGCGCGAAAGCATCGAATTAAGCGAACTGGAAGGCCAACCCCTGGCAATCCCCGACTCGGCCTACGGCGTGCGCCAGGCCCTGGAAGTGGCTGCAAAAAAACGCGGTGTGACGCTCGAACCGATATTCACCACCAGCTCCCTGGAAGTGCAAAAGAGTCTCGCCCGGCAACGGGCAGCGGTGCTGATTCTGCCCCAGGTAGAAGCAGACGTACGGGACCTGGGCGATGGCCTGGTCGCCGTGCCAATTGCCGATGACGACCTTGGACGCATCCGCATCGACCTCTGCGTCTACCGCAACCGCCCCCGGTCGGTGGCGGTGCTCAAGTGCCAGGAAATGCTGGCGGGGGCGATGCAGCGGTGTTCGTTGAACTGA
- a CDS encoding OprD family outer membrane porin — protein sequence MYPRLLLAVTLASSTQAFAQDNAQASAPGFLEGSTLDLNLRHYYSNQHTKRTTHLSIKKAGGIEPTRVRETWVQTSMLKYSSGYTQGLIGVGVDAGIFSAVNLERGHGKVANGGDRVLVDGDGDAIPTWSRLGVGDVRLRLSSTEIKAGRLMTDNPILRYKDNRALPSSFQGVGLFSNEFDWLSVQGGSFERAIPRTGTGAEKLTTTFGNRAYSGARISYLGATVKPGYGLEASVYASRFEDMWDQTYVGLTHRIGDKSDIALKTAFNYYHTSDSGAKNLGYIDNNAASLAFTATHLAHSLTLAWQQVFGDEYFDYVWESTGNYMANSLYSDYNGPNEKSWQLRYDLDFAAYGVPGLTASLWHAKGWGIDGTHYDGDRNGHNTGYNVRGLDDAKHNENGLMLAYVIQSGQLKNTVLRTIVYNHRASGGQIDGSYDEFRLVANVPINIF from the coding sequence ATGTATCCACGTCTTTTGCTGGCCGTCACCCTGGCTTCCAGCACCCAGGCTTTTGCTCAGGACAACGCTCAGGCCAGCGCACCGGGCTTCCTTGAAGGCAGCACCCTGGACCTGAATTTGCGTCACTACTATTCCAACCAGCACACCAAACGCACTACCCACCTGAGCATCAAGAAAGCCGGCGGCATCGAGCCCACCCGTGTGCGGGAAACCTGGGTGCAGACCAGCATGCTCAAATACAGCTCCGGCTACACCCAGGGCCTGATTGGCGTGGGTGTGGACGCGGGAATCTTCAGCGCGGTCAACCTGGAGCGTGGCCACGGCAAGGTCGCCAATGGCGGCGACCGCGTGCTGGTGGACGGTGACGGCGATGCGATTCCCACCTGGAGCCGCCTTGGGGTGGGCGACGTGCGTTTGCGCCTGTCGAGCACCGAGATCAAGGCCGGCCGGCTGATGACCGACAACCCGATCCTGCGCTACAAGGACAACCGCGCCCTGCCCTCCAGCTTCCAGGGCGTGGGCCTGTTCAGCAACGAATTCGATTGGCTGTCGGTGCAGGGCGGCAGCTTCGAACGGGCGATTCCGCGCACCGGCACCGGCGCCGAAAAGCTCACCACCACCTTCGGCAACCGCGCCTACAGCGGCGCACGCATCAGCTACCTGGGGGCCACGGTCAAGCCGGGTTACGGGCTGGAAGCCAGCGTCTACGCGTCGCGCTTTGAAGACATGTGGGACCAGACCTACGTCGGCCTGACCCACCGCATCGGTGACAAAAGCGACATCGCCCTGAAGACCGCCTTCAACTACTACCACACCAGCGATTCGGGGGCGAAAAACCTCGGCTACATCGACAACAACGCCGCCAGCCTGGCCTTCACCGCCACGCACCTGGCCCACAGTCTGACCCTGGCGTGGCAACAGGTGTTCGGCGACGAATACTTCGACTACGTGTGGGAGTCCACCGGCAACTACATGGCCAACTCGCTGTATTCGGACTACAACGGCCCCAACGAAAAATCCTGGCAACTGCGCTACGACCTGGACTTTGCCGCCTACGGCGTACCCGGCCTCACCGCCAGCCTGTGGCACGCCAAGGGCTGGGGCATCGACGGCACCCACTACGATGGCGACCGCAACGGCCACAACACCGGCTACAACGTGCGCGGCCTGGACGACGCCAAGCACAACGAAAACGGCTTGATGCTGGCCTACGTGATCCAGTCGGGGCAACTGAAAAACACCGTACTGCGCACCATCGTCTACAACCACCGTGCCAGCGGCGGTCAGATTGACGGCAGCTACGACGAGTTCCGCCTCGTTGCCAACGTGCCGATCAATATCTTCTGA
- a CDS encoding citrate-proton symporter, whose translation MHTEQLTRSDPDHAPETPSPDAGKKSIFAVVLGNAVEFFDFGVYATFAVMIGHTFFPSDSAFVSLMLSVTAFGIGFIVRPLGAVLIGAYADRVGRKPAMLLTLVMMAVGTGSIAILPGYETIGIAAPILLVVTRMIQGLAWGGEAGPATTYILEAAPPHKRGTYACWQVVAQGVAAMVAGLVGFTLTKVMSAEDLNSWGWRVPFVFGLLVLPIGIYIRRNLAETFHGHGEKTSTGDLVREVCGKHRRALVLGLLILSGSTITQYFLNYMTTFALTELKLPTSISMLSTLVAGAAMAVCAVAGGMLCDRFGRRVILMTPRVVLLLILFPALQLMTEHPSPATFLLTLAVLSGLHGMSGAALIVLLVESFPKSVRSTGFSIVYAFGVAAFGGTAQIIITWLIGTTGDPMSPVWYLLIANLVCLTAAWFAKETRPSLPGSPARETRLAEAPVR comes from the coding sequence ATGCACACTGAGCAATTGACACGATCCGATCCTGATCACGCACCCGAAACACCGTCCCCGGACGCCGGTAAAAAGAGCATCTTTGCCGTGGTCCTGGGTAACGCCGTGGAGTTTTTCGACTTTGGTGTGTACGCAACCTTTGCGGTGATGATCGGCCACACGTTTTTCCCGTCCGACAGCGCCTTCGTCAGCTTGATGCTGTCGGTCACCGCCTTCGGTATCGGCTTTATCGTAAGGCCACTGGGCGCGGTGCTGATCGGCGCCTACGCCGACCGCGTCGGGCGCAAACCGGCGATGCTGTTGACCCTGGTGATGATGGCCGTGGGCACCGGCAGCATCGCGATATTGCCCGGCTACGAGACCATTGGCATCGCCGCGCCGATCCTGCTGGTGGTCACCCGCATGATCCAGGGCCTGGCCTGGGGCGGTGAAGCCGGCCCCGCCACCACCTACATCCTCGAAGCCGCGCCACCGCACAAACGCGGCACCTACGCCTGCTGGCAAGTGGTTGCCCAAGGCGTGGCCGCGATGGTGGCCGGGCTGGTGGGCTTCACCCTGACCAAAGTCATGTCTGCGGAAGACCTCAACAGCTGGGGCTGGCGCGTGCCGTTCGTATTCGGCCTGCTGGTGTTGCCGATCGGCATCTACATCCGGCGCAACCTGGCCGAAACCTTCCACGGCCACGGCGAAAAGACCAGCACCGGCGACCTGGTGCGGGAAGTCTGCGGCAAGCACCGACGGGCGCTGGTGCTGGGGCTGCTGATCCTGTCCGGCAGCACCATCACCCAGTACTTCCTCAACTACATGACCACCTTCGCCCTCACCGAGCTGAAGCTGCCCACCAGCATCTCCATGCTCTCGACCCTGGTGGCCGGTGCCGCCATGGCCGTGTGTGCGGTGGCGGGCGGCATGCTCTGCGACCGCTTCGGGCGCCGGGTGATCCTGATGACACCCCGGGTGGTGCTGCTGTTGATCCTGTTCCCGGCCCTGCAATTGATGACCGAGCACCCAAGCCCGGCGACCTTCCTGCTGACCCTGGCGGTACTCTCGGGCCTGCACGGCATGAGCGGCGCGGCGTTGATCGTGTTGCTGGTGGAAAGCTTCCCGAAATCCGTGCGCTCCACCGGTTTTTCCATCGTCTATGCCTTCGGTGTGGCCGCGTTTGGCGGTACCGCGCAGATCATCATCACCTGGCTGATCGGCACCACCGGCGACCCCATGTCACCGGTCTGGTACCTGCTGATCGCCAACCTGGTGTGCCTGACCGCTGCCTGGTTCGCCAAGGAAACCCGCCCGTCGCTGCCCGGCAGCCCGGCCCGCGAAACCCGGCTCGCAGAAGCCCCGGTTCGCTGA
- a CDS encoding amidase translates to MTDLHTLTAAELLAQFASRQLAPIDYYDQLLAHIDRWEPQINALYAFDPQQVRQQAQASTERWNKGQPSGPLDGVPVTLKELIATEGVPIPLGSAATRLTPALKDAPPAARMRDAGAIILAKTTNPDFGMLSSGLSSFHGITRNPWNTANNTGGSSSGAAAAAAAGYGPLHVGTDIGGSVRLPAAWCGLVGFKPTLGRIPIDPYYTGRTAGPMTRTVDDCVLLMQHLARPDARDATSLPPLTTPWSNQPLSVKGLRVGLMLEPGVGMQPEGFVCEAVEKAARLFEAHGAKVTLVPPIMDRAQLDGLDHFWRARQWGDLSALSGEQFDKVLPYIRDWAAPGAEISGVQAVKGFNQTFEMRRRAAQVFTELDLVLSPTNQVNAFPAEWPSPSNDPQLPFEHIVFTVPWNMGEQPALSINCGFAADGMPIGLQMIAPRFADQWLLQIAKTYESWRGAIHHWPNPS, encoded by the coding sequence ATGACTGACCTGCACACCCTTACGGCCGCTGAACTGCTGGCGCAATTCGCCAGCCGGCAACTCGCGCCCATCGACTATTACGACCAGCTCCTGGCCCATATCGACCGCTGGGAGCCGCAGATCAACGCGCTCTACGCCTTCGACCCGCAACAGGTACGCCAGCAGGCCCAAGCCTCCACCGAACGCTGGAACAAGGGCCAACCCAGCGGCCCCCTTGACGGCGTACCGGTGACCCTCAAGGAACTGATCGCCACCGAAGGCGTACCCATTCCCCTCGGCAGCGCCGCCACCCGCCTGACCCCGGCGCTCAAGGACGCACCGCCTGCGGCCCGTATGCGTGACGCGGGCGCGATTATCCTGGCCAAGACCACCAACCCGGATTTCGGCATGCTGTCTTCCGGCCTGTCGAGCTTCCACGGCATCACCCGCAACCCCTGGAACACCGCCAACAACACCGGCGGCTCCAGCTCCGGCGCCGCCGCTGCGGCCGCCGCCGGCTACGGCCCGCTGCACGTGGGCACCGACATCGGCGGCTCGGTGCGCCTGCCCGCCGCCTGGTGTGGCCTGGTGGGATTCAAGCCGACCCTGGGGCGCATCCCCATCGACCCGTATTACACCGGCCGCACCGCCGGCCCCATGACCCGCACCGTCGACGACTGCGTGCTACTGATGCAACACCTGGCCCGCCCGGATGCACGCGACGCCACCAGCCTGCCGCCGCTCACCACGCCATGGAGCAACCAGCCGCTGTCGGTCAAGGGCTTGCGCGTCGGCCTGATGCTCGAACCCGGTGTGGGCATGCAACCCGAGGGCTTCGTATGTGAAGCGGTGGAAAAAGCCGCACGGCTGTTCGAAGCCCATGGCGCCAAGGTCACGCTGGTCCCGCCGATCATGGACCGCGCGCAGCTCGACGGCCTCGACCATTTCTGGCGCGCCCGCCAGTGGGGCGACTTGTCGGCCCTGAGCGGCGAGCAGTTCGACAAGGTCTTGCCGTATATCCGCGACTGGGCCGCGCCGGGCGCCGAGATCAGCGGCGTACAAGCGGTGAAGGGCTTCAACCAGACCTTCGAGATGCGCCGCCGCGCCGCGCAGGTGTTCACCGAACTCGACCTGGTGCTTTCCCCCACCAACCAGGTCAACGCCTTCCCGGCCGAATGGCCATCACCGAGCAACGACCCGCAACTGCCGTTCGAACACATCGTGTTCACCGTGCCGTGGAACATGGGCGAGCAACCCGCACTGTCGATCAACTGCGGTTTCGCCGCCGATGGCATGCCCATCGGCCTGCAGATGATCGCCCCGCGTTTTGCCGATCAATGGCTGCTGCAAATCGCTAAAACCTATGAGAGCTGGCGTGGCGCAATCCACCACTGGCCGAATCCTTCCTGA
- a CDS encoding PP2C family protein-serine/threonine phosphatase yields the protein MTDSSLSRPGQHRLATALACGLSDVGPVRESNEDNFLLDTGLHLLAVADGMGGHEAGALASTLALTCLREHLAAHATGAPACSSDPDATWSDPAMQAVSVLHDAIDQVNAQVYARNVARQMSEGNGMGTTLTGLWRPQDQGPLLVFHVGDSRLYRYRDGELALLTRDQTWYQQALEAGKVDRLPARNLLLQAIGPAARVEPQIRVHPVLPGDMLMLCSDGLHGCVPHQEITQVLAAATRHSLETACERLLDLSVEYAGRDNVTVLLAFYDH from the coding sequence ATGACCGATTCCAGCCTCAGCCGCCCCGGCCAGCACCGCCTCGCCACGGCGCTTGCCTGCGGCCTGAGCGACGTCGGCCCGGTACGCGAGAGTAACGAAGACAACTTTCTGCTGGATACCGGCCTGCACCTGCTGGCGGTGGCCGACGGCATGGGCGGCCATGAAGCCGGCGCCCTGGCCAGTACGCTGGCCCTGACCTGCCTGCGTGAACATCTGGCGGCTCACGCCACCGGCGCGCCGGCCTGCTCCAGCGACCCCGATGCCACCTGGTCCGACCCGGCGATGCAGGCAGTGAGCGTGCTGCATGACGCCATCGACCAGGTCAACGCCCAGGTGTACGCCCGCAACGTCGCCCGGCAGATGAGCGAAGGTAATGGCATGGGCACCACCCTGACCGGCCTGTGGCGCCCGCAAGACCAAGGCCCGCTGCTGGTCTTCCATGTGGGTGACAGCCGCCTGTACCGTTACCGCGACGGCGAGTTGGCGCTGTTGACCCGCGACCAGACCTGGTACCAGCAGGCGCTGGAAGCCGGCAAGGTCGACCGCCTGCCGGCGCGCAACCTGTTATTGCAGGCCATCGGGCCGGCAGCACGGGTCGAACCGCAGATACGCGTGCACCCGGTGCTGCCCGGCGACATGCTGATGCTGTGCAGCGACGGCCTGCATGGCTGCGTGCCGCATCAGGAAATCACCCAGGTACTCGCTGCGGCGACCCGCCACTCCCTGGAAACCGCCTGCGAACGCCTGCTGGACCTGAGCGTGGAGTACGCCGGGCGGGACAACGTGACCGTGTTGCTGGCATTTTACGACCACTGA
- a CDS encoding serine/threonine-protein kinase has translation MLEQLGKYRIDSVLGKGAMGTVYKAFDPHIARTVALKTIRKELFGDSHHAELVSRFKNEAQAAGRLMHPNIVAVYDYGEDEGSAYIAMEFVEGTPLNTLLAAQKPRDLSHSLGWMRQLLQALEYAHSKGVVHRDIKPANLLITADDQVKVTDFGVARLDSSTLTQTGSMIGTPSYMSPEQFCGELIDGRSDVFSAGIVLYQLLTGERPFSGSATMVMQQILNQTPVAPSSLNLTLDPALDGVIVRALAKRPSERYPSAQAFLDDLQGLIGSTTTGTWINAEIDDDRTVLMRPNTPLASAVLTPTVATEPLETLTPWKRAVMPELESLLSHQIGPLARFLVRKSLNASEDFEAICAALLPHIPSERGREQFASASQSLFQRLNPPTAAPAIISEPTVVTLLREPTQAIEPEIDPAFSEMAERRLAVLIGPIARIVVSRAARATPLRQPFLQRLAEHIENEAQRLAFLHSFEPTP, from the coding sequence ATGCTTGAACAACTCGGCAAATACCGCATCGACAGCGTGCTTGGTAAAGGCGCCATGGGCACGGTGTACAAGGCGTTCGACCCGCACATCGCACGCACCGTGGCGCTCAAGACGATCCGCAAGGAGCTGTTCGGCGACAGCCATCACGCCGAACTGGTCAGCCGCTTCAAGAACGAAGCCCAGGCGGCCGGACGGCTGATGCACCCCAACATCGTCGCGGTCTACGACTACGGCGAGGACGAAGGTTCGGCCTACATTGCCATGGAGTTTGTCGAAGGCACGCCGCTCAACACCCTGCTGGCCGCGCAAAAACCCCGCGACCTGAGCCACAGCCTGGGCTGGATGCGCCAGTTGCTGCAGGCATTGGAATACGCCCACTCCAAGGGCGTGGTGCACCGCGACATCAAGCCGGCCAACCTGCTGATCACCGCTGACGACCAGGTCAAGGTCACCGACTTCGGCGTGGCCCGCCTCGACTCCTCGACACTGACCCAGACCGGTTCGATGATCGGCACCCCCAGCTACATGTCTCCGGAACAGTTCTGCGGCGAGCTGATCGACGGGCGCTCGGACGTATTCTCCGCGGGCATCGTGCTCTACCAGTTGTTGACCGGCGAGCGACCGTTTTCCGGTTCGGCCACCATGGTCATGCAGCAGATCCTCAACCAGACGCCGGTGGCGCCATCCAGCCTCAACCTGACCCTCGACCCGGCGCTGGACGGCGTGATCGTACGCGCCCTGGCCAAGCGCCCGAGCGAGCGCTATCCCTCGGCCCAGGCGTTTCTCGACGACCTGCAAGGCTTGATCGGCAGCACCACCACCGGCACCTGGATCAACGCCGAGATCGACGACGACCGCACTGTGCTGATGCGCCCCAACACGCCCCTGGCCAGCGCTGTACTCACCCCGACGGTGGCCACGGAGCCCTTGGAAACCCTGACCCCGTGGAAACGCGCAGTGATGCCGGAACTGGAGTCGCTGCTGTCCCACCAGATCGGCCCACTGGCGCGTTTCCTGGTGCGGAAGAGCCTGAACGCCTCGGAAGATTTCGAGGCGATTTGTGCCGCGCTGCTGCCGCATATTCCTTCAGAGCGCGGCCGCGAACAGTTTGCCAGCGCCAGCCAGTCGCTGTTCCAGCGCTTGAACCCACCCACAGCTGCCCCGGCAATCATCAGCGAACCAACGGTGGTGACGCTGCTCCGCGAACCCACCCAGGCTATCGAACCCGAGATCGACCCCGCCTTCAGCGAAATGGCCGAACGCCGCCTGGCCGTGCTGATTGGTCCTATCGCACGCATCGTCGTCAGCCGTGCGGCCCGCGCCACGCCCTTGCGCCAGCCGTTCCTGCAACGCCTGGCCGAACACATCGAGAACGAGGCCCAGCGCCTCGCCTTCCTCCACAGCTTTGAGCCCACCCCATGA
- a CDS encoding c-type heme family protein, whose product MKLSLAVKFNVVFLAVFVVGFIATSVATNYMLQQSARRETLETARLLMRSATAASTYTAEQIVPLLENRLKFQFLAQSVPDFAAISHLQELLKSYPDYAYKEATLNPTNPRDLADDWEKSLINNLRSQPGADELVGERSDKNGPSLYIARPIQIKDGACLACHSTPDAAPKTMVDIYGAVNGFGWKLNDTIGAQLVSVPLALPLQRANSMLHSYMLSMLGIFAVLLVALNVAVHLFVTRRLRQMSALADRVSLGETEVPPMDVGGNDELARLGQSFGRMRTSLASAMKMLEE is encoded by the coding sequence ATGAAACTGTCGCTCGCGGTAAAATTCAACGTGGTGTTCCTCGCCGTATTCGTGGTTGGCTTTATCGCGACCAGCGTCGCCACCAACTACATGCTGCAGCAAAGCGCGCGCCGGGAAACCCTGGAAACCGCGCGCCTGCTGATGCGCTCGGCCACCGCCGCCAGCACCTACACCGCCGAGCAGATCGTGCCGCTGCTGGAGAACCGCCTGAAGTTCCAGTTCCTGGCGCAATCGGTGCCAGACTTTGCCGCCATCTCGCACCTGCAGGAACTGCTCAAGTCCTACCCGGACTATGCCTACAAGGAAGCCACCCTCAACCCCACAAACCCGCGGGACCTGGCCGACGACTGGGAAAAAAGCCTGATCAACAACCTGCGCAGCCAACCCGGCGCCGATGAACTGGTGGGTGAGCGCAGCGACAAGAATGGCCCATCGCTGTACATCGCGCGGCCGATCCAGATCAAGGACGGCGCTTGCCTGGCCTGCCACAGCACCCCGGACGCGGCGCCCAAGACCATGGTCGACATCTACGGCGCGGTAAACGGCTTTGGCTGGAAACTCAACGACACCATCGGCGCGCAACTGGTCTCGGTACCGCTGGCCCTGCCGTTGCAGCGGGCCAACAGCATGCTGCACAGCTACATGCTGTCGATGCTGGGGATTTTCGCGGTGCTGTTGGTGGCCTTGAACGTGGCGGTGCACTTGTTTGTCACCCGGCGCCTGCGTCAGATGTCGGCCCTGGCCGACCGGGTCAGCCTGGGTGAAACCGAGGTGCCGCCGATGGACGTCGGCGGCAACGATGAACTGGCACGCCTGGGCCAATCCTTCGGGCGCATGCGCACCAGCCTTGCCAGCGCCATGAAGATGCTTGAGGAGTAG